Within the Pseudomonas putida genome, the region AATGCCATCCAGGCGTGCAACAAGGCCGGCAAGTACATCGGTATTTGTGGGCAGGGCCCGTCGGACCACCCGGACCTCGCCAAGTGGCTGATGGAACAAGGCATCGAAAGCGTATCGCTGAACCCGGACTCGGTACTCGAGACCTGGTTCTTCCTGGCCGAAGGCCAGGGCGCGGCCTGATGCAGTAAATGCGGGGGCACCTCTGGTGTGCCCCCGCCTGGTTTTTTCCAGGGCGAGTTCCAGCGATGGACCCCGCCCTTTTTTGTGCACCAAGCAAACCTTATGCAAAGCAGCAGTGTTCTATTTCCCGTGGCCTTGCTCAGTGCCGAGCGCCGCGGCGACCTCAGTGAAGACGTCTACCGGATCAAGGCCGGCAACAGCCCTGATCCGAGCGTGGAGCTGGCCTTGACCCGCCTGGGCCTGGCGGACCAGGCGGGCGCCCAAGGCGTGCCGGTGATCCTCCTGCACGGCAGTTTTTCCAATCGGCGCTTCTGGTATTCGCCCAAGGGCATTGGCCTGGGGGCTTACCTGGTGCGTGCGGGTTTCGATGTGTGGATCCCTGAGATGCGCGGTCACGGGCTGTCGCCGCGCAACCACGATTGGCGGCACAACCGGGTCGCTGACTATGCCCGCTATGATTTGCCGCTGATCGCGGCCTTCGTTGAGGAGCAGTCCGGCACCGCACCTCACTGGATTGGCCATTCGCTTGGCGGTACCACCTTGGCGGCAGCGCTTGGCGGTGGTTTCCTGGATGCCAGGCAGGTCGCCAGTGCCGCGTTTTTCGGCACGCAGATCAGCCGGGTGTACTGGCCGTTGAAGGTGCCGCCCGTGGCTTGGGGCGCCAAGCTGCTGCTCAAGCGTTGGGGGCAGATTTCCGGGCCGCGGTTCAAGCGTGGGCCTGAGGACGAACCGATTGGTCTGGCGCTGGAAAGCATGCGTTGGCATGGCCTGTTTGGCCGCTTCGGTGACAAGGACAGTGACTGGTGGGCGGGGCTCGCGGAGGTGGATGTGCCGGTGCTGGCAGTGGCTGGCGCGGGAGACTTCCAAGACCCGGTGTGGGCTTGTCGCAAGCTGTTCGATCAGTTGGGGGGTGAGCGCAAGCAGTTCCTCAGGCTGGGCCGCGAGGAAGGCTTCGAGGCGTTCGGGCATGTCGACATGCTGGTGAGCAAGGCGGCGCAGGCGCAGGTGTGGCCATTGGTGGAGCGCTGGTTGCGCCAGCCGTTGCTGCCGGTGCACGAGGCGACCGTGGTTGCCGAGCCTGTGCCGGTAAGCTGATTTTCTGCTGGTTGTGGTGGCCCGTGCGGGCCACGGCAGGCGAAATACAGATGACCGAGCAGTCCCGGATGACTGCGACAGCCTCCCCGGTGTAGCCTTGGCAGACACCCGCTTTCGTTGTGACTGACAGGAGCTTCCCATGCAGCATTACGTAACGCCCGACCTGTGCGACGCCTACCCCGACCTGGTCCAGGTGCTGGAACCGATGTTCAGCAACTTCGGTGGCCGCGATTCATTCGGTGGCCAGATCGTTACCATCAAGTGCTTCGAGGACAACTCGCGGGTCAAGGAGCAGGTCGAGCTCGACGGCAAGGGCAAGGTTCTGGTGGTCGATGGCGGCGGTTCGCTGCGCTGCGCGTTGCTCGGTGACATGCTTGCCGAAAAGGCTGCCAAAAACGGCTGGGAAGGCCTGGTGATCTATGGCTGCGTGCGTGACGTCGATGTGCTGATCCAGACCAGCGTCGGTGTGCAGGCGTTGGCCAGCCATCCGATGAAGACCGACAAGCGCGGCATAGGCGACCTCAATGTGGCCGTGACCTTCGCCGGCGTGACGTTCCGCCCTGGCGAGTATGTGTATGCCGACAACAATGGTGTGATCGTCTCGCCAAGCCCGCTGGAAATGCCGCAGTGATGCGCCGCACGCGCTGATGGAGCTTTGATGTTCGAGGAAGACAACGCGCAGTGGGGCTTGGTGCACGCCCTGGTGCTCGATGGCAAAGGCGGCGCGCGCTCGATCCCCCGGACCGAGCTGGACGACCTGCAATTGCAGCCACAGGAGAGCCTGTGGCTGCACTGGGACCGCAGTCATCCCCAAACCCGTACCTGGCTGCTGCAAGAGAGCGGGCTGAGTGAGTTCGCCTGCGAGCTGCTGCTGGAGGAAAACACCCGGCCGCGCCTGCTGCCGCTGGCCGATGAACAGCTGCTGCTGTTTTTGCGAGGGGTGAATCTCAACCCGGGCGCCGAGCCTGAAGACATGGTGTCGGTACGTATTTTTGCTCAGGCGCGGCGGGTGATTTCGTTGCGCTTGCGGCCTTTGCGCGCCAGTGACGAAATTCTGCGTCTGCTGGACGAGGGGAGGGGGCCAACGTCGGCCTCCGAGCTGCTGCTGTTGATGGGCGAATTGCTCACCGAGAAAGTCCAGGGTCTAGTCAACGATCTGTCGGAACTGGTCGATCTGGAGGAAGAGAAAGTCGAATCCGACGAACGGTATAGTCCTGAGCATGGCAGCTTGCAACAGATTCGTCGTCGGGCCGCTGGCCTGCGGCGTTTTCTCGCCCCACAGCGGGAAATCTATGCCCAGCTGTCGCGCAGCCGGTGGAGTTGGTTCGCCGATGCGGACGCTGACTACTGGAACGAGCTGAACAACAGCCTGATCCGCTACCTCGAGGAGCTGGAGCTGGCCCGTGAGCGCGCCGCGCTGGTCCTGGAAAGTGAGGACCGGCGGCGCAGCGAGCGGATGAACCGGACCATGTACCGCTTTGGCATCATCACCTGCATTTTCCTGCCCATGAGCTTCGTCACCGGGTTGCTGGGGATCAATGTCGGCGGCATTCCGGGGGCGGAAAACCCCTATGGTTTCCTGCTTGCCTGCATCGTCGTGCTCGGCCTTGCGGTGGGGCAGTGGTGGCTGTTCAGACGGCTGCGGTGGGTTTGAATGCTAATTGGAATGTACCGGGCTTATCGCCGGCAAACCGCCCCCTGCATCGGCCGATGTGTGACCCATCGCCCGCCGCCCTCGTCTCTGACTGACATTGCGCGAGGTGCACATGCACGATCCGTTTGAACAATCCCTGCGTGACCTGCTCAACGCGTCGCCATCCGGTGAAGACCGGGACGACGCTGCGTGCCTGGGTCGCGTGCTGAAAACCGCCAACCGCCAGGTCGGCGCCGGTGACCTGTTCAGCCTGCTTGGCCGTTGGAGCCAGGCGCTGCTGATCGCCGTGAACAATGGCTCGGCGCATGTCGCGCCGGTGCGCCGCACTTCTGCCCGTAACGCTGCCGCTGGTAGCAAAGCTGATAAGGCCGATTGAATATGGAACTCGATCTCTGGACCCAGAGCCTGGTCACTGCCATGACCGCCCTATGGACCAAGGTGGCGAACTTCATCCCCAACCTGTTCGGCGCGCTGGTCGTGGTGCTGCTCGGTTTCGTGGTGGCCAAGCTGCTCGATACGCTGCTGTCCAAGCTGCTGGCCAAGTTCGGCCTGGACCGCCTGATGGCTGGTACCGGCCTGACCAAAATGCTCAGCCGTGGCGGCATTCAGGTGCCGATCTCGACCTTGATCGGCAAGATCGTCTACTGGTTCGTCTTGCTGATTTTCCTGGTTTCTGCCGCCGAATCCCTTGGCCTTGAGCGGGTGTCTGCCACCCTCGACATGCTCGCCCTGTACCTGCCCAAGGTGTTTGGCGCGGCGTTGGTGCTGTTGGTGGGCGTGCTGCTGGCGCAAGTGGCCAATGGCCTGGTGCGTGGTGCCGCCGAAGGCATCGGCCTCGAGTATTCCGCAGGGCTTGGGCGCATCACCCAAGGCCTGGTGATCATCATCAGCATCTCGGTGGCGATCAGCCAGCTTGAGGTCAAGACCGACCTGCTCAACCACGTGATCGTGATCGGGCTGATTACCGTTGGTCTGGCCGTTGCGCTTGCGATGGGGCTCGGCAGTCGTGAAATCGCTGGGCAGATTCTGGCCGGTATCTATGTGCGTGAGCTTTACCAGGTCGGCCAGCAGGTGCGAATTGGAGAGGTCGAGGGGCAGATCGAGGAGATCGGCACGGTCAAGACGACGTTGCTGACCGATGATGGCGAATTAGTGTCGCTGGCTAATCGAGTGTTGCTCGAGCAGCGCGTCAATAGCCGCTAATTGCCCAAAAGCTGTTAATGTATGCCGCCGCTGAAATCCGCCCACGTGGCCGAGCGGTGACATTGACCTGACTGTCGGCCAGATCCGTTTTGAATAAAGTTCATTCGCCGCCCATGCGTTACGACCCGCGCGAGCTCACCGACGAGGAGTTGGTGGCGCGTTCGCATGAGGAGCTGTACCACGTTACCCGCGCCTATGAAGAGCTCATGCGGCGCTACCAGCGGACCCTGTTCAACGTGTGCGCGCGTTATCTGGGGAACGACCGGGATGCTGACGATGTCTGTCAGGAGGTGATGCTCAAGGTGCTTTACGGTCTGAAGAACTTCGAGGGTAAATCCAAGTTCAAGACCTGGCTCTACAGCATTACCTATAACGAATGCATCACCCAGTACCGCAAGGAGCGCCGCAAACGTCGGTTGATGGATGCCTTGAGTCTTGACCCTGTTGAAGAGGCGTCTGAAGACAAGGCACCGAAACCCGAAGAAAAGGGCGGTCTGGACAAGTGGCTGGTGTATGTGAACCCGATCGATCGGGAAATTCTGGTGCTGCGCTTTGTCGCGGAACTGGAGTTTCAGGAGATCGCGGATATCATGCACATGGGCCTGAGCGCGACGAAAATGCGCTACAAGCGCGCGCTGGACAAGCTTCGAGAGAAATTTGCAGGTTTGGATGAAACTTAGCCCCTTGCGAATATCTCTAACGAATCGGCGAGTTCTGCTAGACTTGCCGTCGAGTTGTCCGCCGGATTTTGGTGGGACTGCTTAACTATCACCAGATGGGGATTTAACGGATGAAATTGAAAAACACCTTGGGCTTGGCCATTGGCTCGCTCGTAGCAGCTACTTCGTTCGGCGTTCTGGCTCAAGGCCAAGGCGCTGTCGAGATCGAAGGCAACGTCACCAAGCAGTACTACGACAGCGAGCGTAACTTCAAGAACGACGGCACCAATCCTGGTGTTCGCCTCGGTTACTTCCTGACCGACGACGTCTCCCTGGACCTGGGCTACAACGAGACTCACAACGCTCGTGGCGAAGTCTTCAACAAAGACATCAAAGGTTCCAAAGCCAAGCTCGACGCTACCTACCACTTCGGTACCGTTGGCGACGCTCTGCGTCCGTACGTTTCCGCTGGTTTCGCTCACGAGAGCCTGGGCCAGGCCACTCGTAGCGGCCGTGACCACTCCACCTTCGCCAACGTTGGCGCTGGCGCCAAGTGGTACATCACCGACATGTTCTTCGCCCGTGCTGGCGTTGAAGCCATGTACAACATCGACAACGGCAACACCGAGTGGGGCCCAACCGTTGGTGTGGGTCTGAACTTCGGTGGCAGCGGTGGCAAAGTTGCTCCGGCTCCAGCCCCAGTTGCTGAAGTCTGCTCCGACAGCGACAACGACGGCGTTTGCGACAACGTCGACAAGTGCCCAGACACCCCAGCCAACGTTACCGTTGACGCTGATGGCTGCCCGGCTGTTGCCGAAGTCGTTCGCGTTGAGCTGGACGTCAAGTTCGACTTCGACAAGTCGGTCGTCAAGCCTAACAGCTACGGCGACATCAAGAACCTGGCTGACTTCATGAAGCAGTACCCACAAACCACCACCGTGGTTGAAGGTCACACTGACTCCGTGGGCCCAGACGCTTACAACCAGAAGCTGTCCGAGCGTCGCGCCAACGCTGTTAAAGAAGTGCTGACCCAGCAGTACGGTGTTGAGTCGACTCGCGTTGACTCGGTTGGCTACGGCGAAACCCGTCCGGTTGCCGACAACGCCACCGAAGAAGGCCGTGCTGTCAACCGTCGCGTTGAAGCTCAGGTAGAAGCCCAAGCCAAGTAATTGGTTGAAGCTTCAATGAAAAACCCGGCCTCGGCCGGGTTTTTCTTTATCTGCAATGTGTAGTTTCCAGGCAAGCCTTCAGGCCTAAAAACACCGCATCACCCGGCTGCCGCGATCCACGGATGAGCCATCACGTTCCCTGCCACCTCGCCAATCACCAGTATCGCCGGGCTGCGCAAGTTGAATGCTCGTGCATCCTCCAGCATACCCCGCAGGTCGCTGCGCCACTCGCGCTGCTCGGGCAGTGACGCGTTCTCGATCATCGCCACCGGCATCCCCGGTGCCATGCCGCCGTCCAGCAAGCCCTGGCGGATCTGCTCCAGCCGCGCAACGCCCATGTACACCACCAGGGTCGTGCCACCCTGTGCCAGCGCGGCCCAGTTCAGCGCGCTGTCATCCAGTGTGTGTGCGGTCACCAGCGTTACCCCACGGCTAATCCCGCGAGCGGTTAGCGAGATGCCACACTGGGTCGCGCCGGCCAGGCCAGCAGTGATGCCATTGACCACTTCGACCTCGATGCCATGCCCTTGCAGCCACGAAGCCTCCTCGCCGCCACGGCCAAAAATGCACGGGTCGCCGCCTTTGAGCCGCACGACGCAGCGGCCTTGCCGCGCATGGCGCAGCATCAGGCGCTGAATGAACGCCTGGGGTGTGGAGCGGCAGCCCCCCCGTTTGCCCACGGCAATCACCCGTGCCTGTGGGCAGTGGTCCAGCACGGCCGGGTTGACCAGGTCGTCGATCATCACCACATGCGCCTGTTGCAGTGCACGCACCGCTTTGAGGGTGAGCAGTTCGGGGTCACCGGGGCCGGCACCGACCAGCCAGACTTTTGCATTCATCAGGGTTTCCTCATGGGCAAGGCGTGCTCAGCCCTTGAACAGGCTGAACAGCAATATCAGGTTGAGCAACAGCGACAGTAGGGCCAGGGTGCGCCAGACCTTCAGCGGCTCGCGTTCCAGCAATGGGCGTGGATGGCTGTGCAGCGTCTGGCGGTCACCACGTTCGAGCAGCAGTAACCACTGTTCGGCGGTTTCGAAGCGTTGCGCCGGGTCCGTGGCCACGGCTTGTTGCAGGTTGTGCTGCAGCCACTCTGGCAAGTCGGGGCGATAGCGCGCCGCATTGACCGGTTGGCCAAAGCGTGGGCGCTGGAAGGCTTCGACCTCCCCATAGGGGTAATGCCCGGTCAGCAGGTGGTAGAGCGTCACTCCCGCGGCATACAGGTCTTGGCGCGGGCTCGGCGGCTGGCCTTCGAAGGCTTCCGGGGCGATGTAGGAGGGCGTGCCGGGTAGTTCGTGGCATGGGTCTTCGGACAGCCCCGGGCAGTACGCCAGGCCGAAGTCCAGCAGGCGCAGTTGGCCGTCTGTGCCCAGGTGCAGGTTGTCGGGCTTGATGTCACGGTGCAGCAGGTTGCGCCGGTGCAGCACGCCGACGGCCTGCAGTAACTGGCGCGCCACTTCCAGCCACTGGGCCAGCGGCAACGGGCCCTGCTCGGCCAGTTGTGCGGCGAGGGTTCGACCGCTGTGCTCGCGCATCACGTAGTACAGGTGCTGGCGCTGGCTGGCGGCGTGCAGTTCGGGGAAATGGCGGCCGGCTACGCGGCGCAGGAACCATTCCTCGAGCAACAGCGCCTGTGCAGCACCCGGCTCCTGTTCGCGTTCGGCAGGCAGGGTTTTCAGTAGCCACGGCTGGCCTTGGCCGTCGCGCACGCGGTACAACAGCGATTGGCGACTGTGCGCCAGCCGCGCCTCGACCTGCCAGCCATCGATTACCTGGCCGTCGCGCAGTTCGCGGGGCAACGGCCATTGCTGCAGTTGGACCAAGGTGTCGCCAAGGTTGGCCGTACCCACTTGTTCGATCCGTACCAGCAGGGCACTGGCATTGTCCTGGCTGCCATGGTGATGGGCGCTGGCGACCAGTGTATCTGCAGCCAGTTGCAAGTCGGGTTGCTCACGCAGCACGGCCTTGATGTGCTGGTCACCCAGGCTGGCCCACACGCCGTCACTGAGCAACAGGTAGCATTCGCCTGGCTGCAGTTCACCGTCCAGGTAGTCCACCAGCAGGTGTTGGTCCAGGCCCAGCGCCCGTTTGAGCACATGCTGCATGCCGGGTTGGTCCCACACATGGTCTTCACTCAGGCACTGCAGGTGGCCGTGGTGCCAGCGATAGGCGCGGCAATCGCCGACGTGTGCCAAGGTGAAGCGGCGCCCGCGCAGCACCAGCGCACTGAGCGTGGTCAGTAGCGGCTGGCTGCCCTGAGCGCGCAGCCAGCGGTTCTGCGCCGACAGCAGGCGGTCCAGTGCCTGCGCCACGCTCCAGGTTGCGGGGGTGGCGTAGTAATCCATGGCCAGGGCCTGCAGGCTGGCCCGGGCCGCAAGGCCTCCGTCAGCACAGTGGCTGACGCCGTCGGCAAGGGCGAACAGGTAGCCCTTGCTGGCGGCAAGCTCGGGCGCCGGGGTTACCAGGCGCAAGGCGTCCTGGTTTTCCTCGCGCGGGCCGGTGGCGCTGGCCTGGGCGAAACTCAGTTGCAGGCTCATCGGTTCGCCTCAGACCCGCGCCGCAGTGACCGCGGCAGAGCCCCAGGTGGTGCGCCAGCGCTGCTTGACCCCGTGCAGCCCGAACCAGGCCAGCAGGCCCAGGCTAGCGAACAGCCACAGGCCCATCTGGTAGTCACCGGTGTGCTGCTTGATGGTGCCGAGCCCGGCCGCCAGCAGGAAGCCGCCGATGCCGCCAGCCATGCCGATCAGCCCGGTCATCACACCGATCTCCTGGCGGAAGCGTTGCGGGACCAACTGGAACACCGCGCCGTTGCCCGCGCCCAAGCCAAGCATGGCACTGACGAACAACGCCAGGGCCGCGGTGGCGCTGGGCAGGTTGAAGCCCACGGCAGCGATGCAGATGGCGGCCACGCTGTACATGCCAAGCAGGGTGCGGATGCCCCCGAAACGGTCAGCCAGGGCGCCGCCCAGCGGGCGCATCAGGCTACCGGCGAACACGCAGGCGGCGGTGTAGTAGCCTGCGGTGATCGGGCTGAGGCCATACTGGTCGCTGAAATAGCCGGGCAGGGCGCTGGCCAGGCCGATGAAGCCGCCGAAGGTGACGCTGTAGAAGAACATGAACCACCAGCTGTCGCGATCACCCAGCGCCTTGAGGTAGTCGGCCATGGCCTTTGGCTTGGGCCGTTGTGGTGCATTACGCGCGAGCAGGGCGAACACGACCACCGTTAGCAGCAGCGGGATCACGGCGAAACCGAACACATTGTTCCAGCCAAAGCCTGCAGCCAGCACCGGGGCCAGCAACGCGGCGAAGACGGTGCCGGAGTTGCCTGCGCCAGCGATGCCCATCGCCTTGCCCTGATGCTGCGGCGGATACCATTGCGAGGCCAGCGGCAGCGACACGGCGAACGAGGCGCCGGCAACGCCGAGGAACACGCCGAGCAGCAGGGCTTGTTCGAAGCTGTGCACGCCCAGGTACCAGGCGCAGGCCAGGGCGACAATGACGATGACCTGGCCGATCAGCCCGGCGGTTTTCGGTGAGAGGCGGTCGACCAGCAGCCCCATGACGAAGCGCAGCACGGCACCGGCGAGGATGGGTGTCGCGACCATCAGGCCCCGCTGTTGTGCACTCAGTTGCAGGTCGGCGGCGATCTGGACGGCCAGCGGGCCGAGCAGGTACCACACCATGAAGCTCAGGTCGAAATACAGGAACGCAGCGAACAGCGTGGGCACATGCCCGGATTTCCAGAAGCTGGTACTCATCGAACACCTCACTCGGCAATGCAACGGAAACGAAAAGACGCCGCTACCCGGTCCACTGGCGTGGAGGGGTGAGCGACGTCTTTGTCGGGGTTTGTGGGCAACCGCCGTTGGCTACCGGTGCGATATCTTCAGCAAGAGCTGGGCCAACATTGTACGGCCGCTGCCTAGCCCAGCATCTCGTGCATGGCGATGATCTGCTCAGCCACCTGGATCAGCTTCTGCTGGCGGCTCATGGCCTGACGGCGCATCAGGGTGTACGCCTGTTCTTCATTACAGTCTTTCATTTTCATCAACAGGCCCTTGGCCTGCTCGATACGCTTGCGCTCGGCCAGTTGCTGGTCGCGGGCCTGCAGCTGGGCCTTGAGCGCCTGGTCGCTCTCGAAGCGGGCCATGGCTACATCCAGGATGGGCTGCAAGCGGGCGGCGTGAATACCCTCGACGATGTACGCGCTGACCCCGGCCTGGATCGCCTGGCGCATCACCCCGGGGTCATGCTCGTCGGTGAACAGCACAATTGGCCGTGGCTGGTCGCGGCTGACCATCACCACCTGTTCCATCACGTCGCGGTCGGGTGAATCGGTATCGATCAATACCACGTCCGGGTGCACCATTTCGACGCAGGCCGGCAGGTCGATGGTTAAGTCTGGCGCCTCGATCACCTCGAAGCCGGCCTCGCGCAGTGCAGCCTTGAGGCGGCCGAGTTTGTTCTGGGTATCGTCGATCAGCAGGATGCGCAGCATGGCGGTGCCCCTCACAGGCCGATACGGGCATCGGGCGTATCGCCCAAGGCGTGCAGGCTGAAGCTGCGGGCATAAGCGTAGGGGTCGCTGCCATCCCAACCGATACCGTCGATCAGCACGCTGCTGCGCATCGGCGTGCCAGGGCAAGCCACGCCGAGTGCATCGGCGGCTTGCTGGTAAAGCGCCAGCTGCTGGACCTGGCGCGCGACGCCGAGGTAGTCGGGATCATCGCGCAGCAGCCCCCAGCGACGGAACTGGGTCATGAACCACATGCCATCGGACAGGTAAGGCACATTGGCCCGCCCCTGATCGAACAGGCGCAGGGCATGCGGGTCCTGCCAGTGGTTGCCAAGGCCGTCCTGATACACCCCGAGCAGGCGCGGTTCGACGTTTTCAAGGGGCGTATCCAGGTAGGCGCTGCTACTGAGCAGCTGCGCGGTGCCGTGGCGATTTTCCTGGCTTTGTTCAATGAAGCGGCTGGCGGCGAGGATCGCTTTGATCAGCGCCCGGGCGCTGTTGGGGTATTGCTCGGCGAAGGTGCGGGCGCAGGCCAGGACCTTTTCCGGGTGGTCGGCCCAGATCGACTGGCTGGTGGCCAAGGTAAAACCCTGGCCCTGCGCCACGGCGGCGGCGGCCCAGGGTTCACCGACGCAGAAGCCATCGATACGGCCAGCCTGGATGTGCGCCATCATCTGCGCCGGTGGCACCACCACGCTGTTGACGTCGTGCAGGGGGTGAATACCTTGGCTTGCCAGCCAGTAATACAGCCACATGGCATGGGTGCCAGTGGGGAAGGTCTGGGCGAAGGTCAGTTTTGCACCCTGCTGGTGCACTTGGCGTGCCAGTGCTTCAGGTGTGGTCACGCCCTTGCGTTGAAGTGCGGGGGACAGGTTGATGGCCTGGGCATTCTGGTTCAGCCCCATGAGCACCGCCATGTCCCTGGCCGGTACCCCGCCGATGCCCAGGTGCACGGCATAGACCAGGCCATAGAGGCAATGCGCGGCATCCAGTTCACCGCTGGCCAGTTTGTCCCGCAGGCCTGCCCATGAGCCCTGGCGTTTGAGGTTCAGGGTCAGGCCGTGTTGCTGGGCGAAGCCCTGGGTGGCTGCGACCACCACCGACGCACAATCGGTCAATGCCATGAAACCGATGTCGAGGCTGGTTTTTTCGGGTGCGTCGCTGCCGTTGACCCATGCCAGGGGTGATGTATTCACGTAGATCCTCGCCTGTACTGAATAGGCTGTGTACAGGCGATGTAGCAACGCATGTGCCAAGGCGCTGTCATGCCGGCCGCACGCTGGCTATAATCGCACCCTCACTCACCCCGAGCCTTGCCCGCCCATGTATACCCTGGCCCGCCAGCTGTTGTTCAAGCTTTCCCCGGAAACCTCCCATGACCTGTCCCTGGACCTGATCGGCGCCGGTGGCCGCCTCGGGCTCAACGGCGTGCTGTGCAAGCAGCCGGCGGCATTGCCGGTGTCGGTGATGGGCTTGAACTTCGCCAACCCGGTTGGGCTGGCGGCAGGCCTGGACAAGAATGGCGCGGCCATCGATGGCTTTGCCCAGCTGGGCTTCGGTTTTGTCGAGATCGGCACCGTGACCCCGCGAGCGCAGCCGGGCAACCCGAAGCCGCGTTTGTTCCGCCTGCCAGAGGCAACGGCAATCATCAACCGCATGGGCTTCAACAACCTGGGCGTCGATCACCTGCTCGAGCGGGTGCGCGCCGCGCGTTACAGCGGCGTGCTGGGCATCAACATCGGCAAGAACTTCGACACCCCGGTTGAGCGCGCGGTCGACGATTACCTGATCTGCCTGAACAAGGTCTATGGCCACGCCAGCTACATAACGGTGAACATCAGCTCGCCCAATACCCCGGGCCTTCGCAGCCTGCAGTTCGGTGATTCGCTCAAGCAACTGCTCGATGCCCTGGCCGAGCGCCGCGAACAGCTGGCTGGCGAGCATGGCAAGCGTGTACCGCTGGCGATAAAGATCGCGCCGGACATGAGTGATGAAGAAACTGCGCTGGTGGCAGCAACGCTGATGGAATCGGGCATGGATGCGGTGATCGCCACCAACACCACCATGGGCCGTGAAGGCGTTGAAAACCTGCCGTATGGCGGGGAGGCGGGCGGCCTTTCCGGTGCACCGGTGCTGGAAAAGAGCACCCATATCGTCAAGGTCTTGTCGGCCGAGCTCAACGGCAAGATGCCGATCATCGCTGCCGGTGGTATCACCGAAGGCCGTCACGCCGCAGAGAAGATCGCCGCTGGCGCGAGCCTGGTGCAGATCTACTCAGGCTTCATCTATAAAGGGCCGGCGCTGATCCGTGAAGCGGTGGATGCGATCGCTGCCATGCCGCGGGCATGATCACGCAGGCATAAAAAAGGGCCCCATCAAGGGGCCCCTGGGCCTTAGCCCGCCGCCCGGATGGGGCGTGCATGGTGACTCGAATTCAGTATCCTCGTTCAGCCAACGGCGTGATTTTCGTTGAGTCTATGGATGCCAGCGGTGCCAGTCATTCCGTCCCAGTTATCACCGCGACCTTCACGCCAGCCGTTGATCCAGGCTTGGCGAACAGAAGGAAGATTGAAGGGGCAAAGTTCGCGGGATTTGCCGGTGACCCCGTATTGGTAGCCACGTGAATATGCTCTTTCCAACGGATCACGCTTAAGTCTTCTCATAGGGTGCTGCCCTCACTTGTTGACTGTAATGTCCCGTCGGCCTCTCCGAGGCCGGGCAGAGTCTTTCTGCCGGTTTGCGCCCGCTGCCGGCGTGGCGGGCTGAAAGTGCCGCCTCGTTGCGAAGCGGCCTGAGACCAGTTCTAACGAATGCGAGTCACCGAGGGAATGATCGATTTGTCATAAGGACGTAACGTTTCCAAGGGTGAGGGGATAAGTAAATAAATGCGACTCAACCTTGTTTGACGTTGAGCCCGCTATGATCGGGGTTTGCTGAACCTTGACGTCATTTCGCCAGCGTTGCGCTGCGATGAAAGAAATATCTGGTAATGCGACGAAGGGTCACATCAACCCTGAAATCGGTAGAAATTTTATGCACTGCCTGATGATCTAAGCTCTCTCTGCCACTGGCGAGAGTGGATCGATCAGGCGGCCCGGCCCATCAGCTGCTGCATGTCGCGCAGCCAAAGGCCACTCGGACGCTTGCTGGAAGGGCGTTCGGGCAAACATCGGCGGGGCGATGCGTCACCTCGTCAATCAAATAGCCCAAGGCTCTGGAATACACATGTCGGACCGTTTCGAACTTTATCTCACCTGCCCCAAAGGCCTGGAAGGCCTGCTTGCCGAAGAGGCCAAGGCCCTGGGCCTTGACGATGTGCGCGAGCACACCTCGGCCATCCGCGGCGCGGCCGACATGGAAACCGCCTACCGCCTGTGCCTCTGGTCGCGCCTTGCCAACCGCGTGCTGTTGGTGCTCAAGCGCTTCAACATGAAAAACGCCGACGACCTCTACGACGGTGTGAACGCTGTCGACTGGGCCGATCACCTGGCGGCCGACGGTACTCTGGC harbors:
- the cobA gene encoding uroporphyrinogen-III C-methyltransferase, yielding MNAKVWLVGAGPGDPELLTLKAVRALQQAHVVMIDDLVNPAVLDHCPQARVIAVGKRGGCRSTPQAFIQRLMLRHARQGRCVVRLKGGDPCIFGRGGEEASWLQGHGIEVEVVNGITAGLAGATQCGISLTARGISRGVTLVTAHTLDDSALNWAALAQGGTTLVVYMGVARLEQIRQGLLDGGMAPGMPVAMIENASLPEQREWRSDLRGMLEDARAFNLRSPAILVIGEVAGNVMAHPWIAAAG
- a CDS encoding bifunctional protein-serine/threonine kinase/phosphatase — protein: MSLQLSFAQASATGPREENQDALRLVTPAPELAASKGYLFALADGVSHCADGGLAARASLQALAMDYYATPATWSVAQALDRLLSAQNRWLRAQGSQPLLTTLSALVLRGRRFTLAHVGDCRAYRWHHGHLQCLSEDHVWDQPGMQHVLKRALGLDQHLLVDYLDGELQPGECYLLLSDGVWASLGDQHIKAVLREQPDLQLAADTLVASAHHHGSQDNASALLVRIEQVGTANLGDTLVQLQQWPLPRELRDGQVIDGWQVEARLAHSRQSLLYRVRDGQGQPWLLKTLPAEREQEPGAAQALLLEEWFLRRVAGRHFPELHAASQRQHLYYVMREHSGRTLAAQLAEQGPLPLAQWLEVARQLLQAVGVLHRRNLLHRDIKPDNLHLGTDGQLRLLDFGLAYCPGLSEDPCHELPGTPSYIAPEAFEGQPPSPRQDLYAAGVTLYHLLTGHYPYGEVEAFQRPRFGQPVNAARYRPDLPEWLQHNLQQAVATDPAQRFETAEQWLLLLERGDRQTLHSHPRPLLEREPLKVWRTLALLSLLLNLILLFSLFKG
- a CDS encoding nitrate/nitrite transporter, which encodes MSTSFWKSGHVPTLFAAFLYFDLSFMVWYLLGPLAVQIAADLQLSAQQRGLMVATPILAGAVLRFVMGLLVDRLSPKTAGLIGQVIVIVALACAWYLGVHSFEQALLLGVFLGVAGASFAVSLPLASQWYPPQHQGKAMGIAGAGNSGTVFAALLAPVLAAGFGWNNVFGFAVIPLLLTVVVFALLARNAPQRPKPKAMADYLKALGDRDSWWFMFFYSVTFGGFIGLASALPGYFSDQYGLSPITAGYYTAACVFAGSLMRPLGGALADRFGGIRTLLGMYSVAAICIAAVGFNLPSATAALALFVSAMLGLGAGNGAVFQLVPQRFRQEIGVMTGLIGMAGGIGGFLLAAGLGTIKQHTGDYQMGLWLFASLGLLAWFGLHGVKQRWRTTWGSAAVTAARV
- a CDS encoding ANTAR domain-containing response regulator translates to MLRILLIDDTQNKLGRLKAALREAGFEVIEAPDLTIDLPACVEMVHPDVVLIDTDSPDRDVMEQVVMVSRDQPRPIVLFTDEHDPGVMRQAIQAGVSAYIVEGIHAARLQPILDVAMARFESDQALKAQLQARDQQLAERKRIEQAKGLLMKMKDCNEEQAYTLMRRQAMSRQQKLIQVAEQIIAMHEMLG
- a CDS encoding CmpA/NrtA family ABC transporter substrate-binding protein — protein: MNTSPLAWVNGSDAPEKTSLDIGFMALTDCASVVVAATQGFAQQHGLTLNLKRQGSWAGLRDKLASGELDAAHCLYGLVYAVHLGIGGVPARDMAVLMGLNQNAQAINLSPALQRKGVTTPEALARQVHQQGAKLTFAQTFPTGTHAMWLYYWLASQGIHPLHDVNSVVVPPAQMMAHIQAGRIDGFCVGEPWAAAAVAQGQGFTLATSQSIWADHPEKVLACARTFAEQYPNSARALIKAILAASRFIEQSQENRHGTAQLLSSSAYLDTPLENVEPRLLGVYQDGLGNHWQDPHALRLFDQGRANVPYLSDGMWFMTQFRRWGLLRDDPDYLGVARQVQQLALYQQAADALGVACPGTPMRSSVLIDGIGWDGSDPYAYARSFSLHALGDTPDARIGL